The Euphorbia lathyris chromosome 3, ddEupLath1.1, whole genome shotgun sequence genome contains a region encoding:
- the LOC136221661 gene encoding protein ECERIFERUM 2-like has protein sequence MAPTISTPLSVKKLSSVVPAEVTADEVKDHRLTNIDLALKLHYIRGIYVFSAEAIEGATIEDFKKPMFPLLHLFYTASGRIRRSETGRPFIKCNDSGVRIVEVFSEKSIEEWFDNRYFNHHDWSFLVHHQVLGPDLGFSPLVYMQFTFFKCGGLSVGVSWAHVLGDVFSALTFINMWSQILQGHVPLKSIHVLPNTDDDSDSTPGRRIPLSIKRVNPVQDCWLTSPNCKIENHSFHFTANQLENILSDTAAAGTQPVKLSHFEIISAMIWKSLCEIRGDSGPRMVTICTRISSKENQFPFPGNKMMSISTVEADFSAAKGGLDELAALIAEKKVTENKWIEENGDGLDYILYGANLTFVDVGDADIYGLKLKGNKPVFVNYSIHGVGDEGAVLVLPGPDNGSDRRGRGKTVTVMLPENQVAELKNMLKEEWNIA, from the exons ATGGCACCTACCATCTCCACCCCCCTTTCCGTCAAAAAACTGTCGTCGGTGGTTCCGGCGGAGGTGACGGCGGACGAAGTGAAGGATCACAGGCTCACAAACATAGACCTAGCCTTGAAACTCCACTATATAAGAGGAATATACGTATTCAGTGCTGAAGCAATTGAAGGTGCAACTATTGAAGACTTTAAAAAGCCTATGTTTCCATTGCTGCATCTCTTCTACACCGCCTCCGGCAGGATTCGGAGATCGGAAACTGgaagacctttcatcaagtGTAACGACAGCGGCGTACGAATCGTCGAAGTATTTTCCGAGAAATCTATTGAGGAATGGTTCGATAATCGCTATTTTAATCACCATGATTGGAGCTTTCTTGTGCATCATCAAGTTCTTGGTCCTGATTTGGGATTCTCCCCTCTCGTCTATATGCAG ttCACATTCTTCAAGTGTGGAGGATTATCGGTGGGTGTCAGTTGGGCTCATGTCCTGGGTGATGTATTCTCAGCTTTGACCTTTATCAATATGTGGAGTCAAATCCTTCAAGGTCACGTGCCATTAAAGTCTATCCACGTGCTGCCCAACACTGATGATGATTCCGATTCAACCCCTGGAAGAAGAATACCATTATCGATTAAACGAGTTAACCCGGTCCAGGACTGCTGGCTAACTTCACCCAACTGTAAAATAGAAAATCATTCTTTCCATTTTACCGCAAATCAACTGGAGAACATATTATCAGACACCGCCGCCGCCGGTACCCAGCCGGTGAAATTGTCGCATTTCGAAATAATCTCAGCAATGATATGGAAATCTTTGTGCGAGATCAGGGGAGATTCAGGGCCAAGAATGGTGACTATTTGTACAAGAATTTCTAGCAAAGAGAATCAATTCCCGTTCCCAGGCAACAAGATGATGTCGATTAGCACTGTTGAGGCGGATTTCTCGGCGGCGAAAGGCGGCTTAGATGAATTAGCGGCATTGATTGCAGAGAAAAAGGTAACGGAGAATAAATGGATTGAAGAAAACGGCGACGGATTAGACTATATATTGTATGGGGCTAATTTGACATTTGTGGATGTGGGAGATGCAGATATTTATGGGTTGAAATTGAAGGGAAATAAAcctgtttttgtaaattatagcATTCACGGTGTTGGAGATGAAGGAGCCGTTCTGGTTCTACCGGGACCGGATAATGGAAGTGATCGAAGAGGAAGGGGGAAAACAGTGACGGTGATGTTGCCGGAAAATCAAGTTGCAGAGCTGAAGAATATGCTGAAGGAAGAGTGGAACATCGCTTGA